In a genomic window of Oncorhynchus kisutch isolate 150728-3 linkage group LG9, Okis_V2, whole genome shotgun sequence:
- the LOC109896868 gene encoding mediator of RNA polymerase II transcription subunit 11 isoform X2, translating into MANDRLRALEEVENQIATILQCAGNVVLELSKDKHNASFLDRQLSQFTGSVNRVETELSSQIRYLTQVTHADRHSCTFTGAVRVETELSSHRLPQASPTRAPRTRPGKTVKWP; encoded by the exons ATGGCGAATGACCGACTGCGAGCTTTGGAAGAGGTTGAGAATCAAATTGCAACGATTCTGCAGTGCGCCG GCAACGTTGTGTTGGAGCTGTCCAAAGACAAGCACAATGCCAGTTTCCTGGACAGACAGCTCAGCCAGTTTACTGGATCCGTCAACAGAGTGGAGACTGAGCTCAGCTCACAAATCAGATACCTCACACAGGTAacgcacgcagacagacacagttGTACGTTTACTGGGGCCGTCAGAGTGGAGACTGAGCTCAGCTCACACAG GTTGCCACAGGCCAGCCCCACGAGGGCTCCACGTACTCGGCCAGGAAAGACTGTCAAATGGCCTTGA
- the LOC109896868 gene encoding mediator of RNA polymerase II transcription subunit 11 isoform X1, which produces MANDRLRALEEVENQIATILQCAGNVVLELSKDKHNASFLDRQLSQFTGSVNRVETELSSQIRYLTQVATGQPHEGSTYSARKDCQMALNRAEYTRVKLGELGRTCEVMLDPQP; this is translated from the exons ATGGCGAATGACCGACTGCGAGCTTTGGAAGAGGTTGAGAATCAAATTGCAACGATTCTGCAGTGCGCCG GCAACGTTGTGTTGGAGCTGTCCAAAGACAAGCACAATGCCAGTTTCCTGGACAGACAGCTCAGCCAGTTTACTGGATCCGTCAACAGAGTGGAGACTGAGCTCAGCTCACAAATCAGATACCTCACACAG GTTGCCACAGGCCAGCCCCACGAGGGCTCCACGTACTCGGCCAGGAAAGACTGTCAAATGGCCTTGAACCGAGCAGAATACACCAGGGTCAAACTGGGAGAGCTGGGACGCACCTGCGAAGTCATGCTGGATCCACAACCCTGA
- the pelp1 gene encoding proline-, glutamic acid- and leucine-rich protein 1, with product MAAANWVRVGGASASVLQGSPTYSELLLAHLLGDNTPLADSVRPTSSPQLRDLVSKKPCSKSRKPGLAVSDRGGASFQRKGDSLANQDTCLSALRALRQVILTSGSLLKEDIHKVSSFCTEALTICNSLLHPCTPSLSFPLTLKPPQASNLLGGPAPGPPFPSSLDNRLPLVLPGLSGGQRPVFILYDKEEASDVEISLESDSDDCVVIVPQRMLMLESQDGTSAAATLPGSSLAPGGVTLPMPCPRGDPGGDISLPLSNDLPSTSLTLPSSTPNYTVNLFPPAPLVSLASPVQQSPTAATLIH from the exons atggcagcagcg AACTGGGTAAGAGTGGGAGGAGCCTCAGCCAGTGTCTTGCAGGGAAGCCCCACCTACTCCGAGCTCCTACTGGCCCACCTGCTGGGTGACAACACACCCTTGGCAGACTCTGTTAGG cccaccagctctcctcagctcCGTGATCTGGTTTCCAAAAAGCCCTGCTCTAAAAGCCGGAAGCCTGGATTGGCTGTGAGCGACAGGGGCGGCGCCTCTTTCCAGAGGAAAGGAGACTCGCTGGCCAATCAGGACACCTGCCTGTCTGCACTCAGAG CATTGAGACAAGTCATACTGACCAGTGGATCTCTACTGAAGGAGGATATACACAAG GTATCCTCCTTCTGTACAGAGGCCCTGACCATATGCAACTCCCTCCTCCATCCgtgcaccccctccctctctttccccctcaccCTCAAACCCCCCCAGGCATCCAACCTCCTAGGGGGGCCTGCCCCCGGACCTCCCTTCCCCAGCTCCCTGGACAACCGCCTACCTCTGGTTCTTCCAGGGCTCTCCGGCGGCCAGAGACCCGTTTTCATCCTCTACGACAAAGAAGAGGCATCGGATGTGGAGATTTCGCTAGAGAGCGATTCGGACGATTGTGTGGTTATCGTGCCACAGAGGATGCTGATGTTGGAAAGCCAAGATGGCACCAGCGCTGCGGCCACTCTTCCCGGGTCTTCCTTAGCACCAGGTGGCGTCACACTCCCCATGCCCTGTCCAAGGGGCGACCCGGGTGGGgacatctccctccccctttccaaCGAccttccctctacctccctcaccctcccctcctccaccccaaACTACACCGTCAACTTGTTCCCTCCAGCTCCGCTAGTCTCTCTAGCTAGCCCAGTCCAGCAGAGCCCTACAGCAGCAACATTAATCCATTGA